GCATATTATCTGAAACACGATTATGAAAAAGCTTACGAAGCTTATCTCAAGTGCAGGGAATCGGGCAGTTTACCCGACAATATCGTTTCTAGTACACATTGGCTGTATATGATTCAACGCCGATTGGGAAATCCTGAATTAGCGGATGAAATGTTGATACCAATCTCATTAGAAATGGATGTTATTGAGAACCAGAGCTACTACGAACTTTGTAAATTGTACAAAGGACTAATTCCAGTTGATTCCCTTTTACAAACCGAAACAGGAAGTCCCTCCAACGATGCCGTGGCATACGGACTCGCTAATTGGCATTTCTATAATGGTGAAAAAGAAAAAGCTCTGGAAATCATGACCGACATAGTTAATAGTCCTTCGTGGAGTTCCTTTGGCTACATTGCCGCCGAAAGCGACCTCCTATATTACTATGGAAAGTAGAATCTATAAGCTTCATTTCGTATTATTCCTAGAACAACTCAAATCACTACTTTTGTAGTATATAATTTTAGTGAGACAAAATGCAGAAGACAAAAATTGCTCCTTCCCTACTTGCGGCCGATTTCGGAAACTTGCAGCGGGATGTTGAAATGGTAAATAATAGTGCTGCGGATTGGCATCATATTGATGTCATGGACGGTATTTTTGTACCAAACATTTCCTATGGAATGCCGGTAATCAAAGCTATTGCGGAGCATGCTACTAAACCCTTAGATGTGCATTTAATGATTGTAGACCCCGATAGGTATATTAAGACCTTTGCCGATTTAGGAGCCAACATACTAAGTGTCCACTATGAAGCTTGTACACATTTGCATAGAACGCTACAGGCTATCAAAGCAGAAGGAATGAAGGCTGGGGTGGCTTTAAATCCGCATACGAACATCAATTTATTGGAAGATACTATCAAAGATATCGATGTGGTCTGTATGATGAGTGTAAATCCAGGATTTGGTGGTCAATCCTTCATCGAGAATACCTACGATAAGGTGAAGGCCTTAAAAACACTCATCAATAAAAAAGGTGCTCATACATTAATCGAGATGGATGGTGGAGTAACCTCCAAAAATGCAAAGGCATTGGTAGCGGCCGGAGCGGATGTTCTGGTGGCAGGAAGCTTTGTTTTTAAAAGTGCCGACCCGACAAAAACCATCCGGGAGTTAAAAGAAGTAGTAGCCTAATGGATAAACTTGATATTGTTATTGTTGGGGGCGGGCCCATAGGTATTGCCTGTGGTCTGGAAGCACAGAAAAAGGGTTTAACCTATGTAATCATAGAAAAAGGACCCATTGTAAACTCACTTTTTAACTACCCGGTGAACATGCAGTTCTTTTCTTCCTCAGAAAAGCTGGAAATTGATGAGATTCCCTTCATAAGTAAAGAAGCAAAGCCAAAACGAGACGAAGCTTTGGAATATTACCGAAGGATTGTTACGTCCAACAAGCTGGACATACACCTTTTTGAGCGAGTAGAAAGCGTTATCAAGCAGAATGATGTTTTCGCTGTAACCACCACAAAAAGTAACTACGTTTCCAACAACGTCATCATTGCGACTGGATTTTATGACATTCCCAACAAATTGAATATTCCAGGTGAGGAATTACCTAAAGTCTCCCATTATTATAAAGACCCCCATTTCTATGCTGGTCAAAAACTGGCCGTGATCGGGGCAAGCAATTCTGCCATAGATGCGGCACTGGAGTGTTACCGTAAAGGAGCCGAAGTCTCCCTAATCATCCGTGGTCCTGAGGTAGGTCAACGTGTAAAGTATTGGGTTAGACCAGACATTATCAATCGCATCGAAGAAGGCAGTATAAATGCCTTTTACAATACCAATGTAACCGAAATTAAGGACGAAGAGATTATTTTAAATTCACCAGAAGGCACCCGTAGTCTACCTAACGATTTTGTTTTGGCACTTACAGGTTATAAACCCAATTTTGAATTTTTAGAAAAGCTAGGGATACAACTTTCCGATGACGAAAAAAGACTTCCAGCCTATGATCCCGACACCATGGAGAGCAATGTGGAGGGTCTTTATTTAGCCGGAGTCATATGCGGAGGCATGGAAACCCATAAATGGTTTATAGAAAACTCCAGGGTCCACGCCAAAATAATCGCTCAACACATTTTAGATAGCCGATAATTGGAAGAGCGAATTTGATGCTTATAGCCCCTTCTTCAGGAGTTTAGCAAAATTATAGCTTGCAGTTACGAGGTTATCGTAACTGTTTCCTAAGGCATCCTCTAAAGAGGATACTCCCCTAAGAATTGAACATACATAGTGCAATCCTATTTCTTCTTGCTGTTCTGGAGTCAGTTCCACAGCGCCACATAATGCAGCAACTTTTATGTTTTTTTTGTGGGCGGCTGTAAGGACTCCTGCGATTGTCTTTCCGGATAAGGTTTGAGCATCCAATTTTCCTTCCCCCGTTATAATCCAATCGGCACCATAAATAACTTTATCAAAATCGGCCAATTCTTTTATTAAATCAATACCGGAGGTCAAGGTGGCATTCAAAAACACTATGGCTCCCCCGCCTACTCCACCAGCGGCACCAGCCCCAGGAATATCTTGTACATCAACATTAAATTCCGCGTGTATACAATCAGCAAAGTTCTTTAATCCTTCGTCCAGTAGCTTGACTTCTTTCTCAGAAGCTCCTTTTTGAGGCCCGTATACGAACGCAGCTCCATTATTTCCATAAAACGGGTTACTAACATCACAGGCAACTTTCACTTTGACCTGAGAGAGTTTCTTATATACTAAATTCTTACATATGGTAGCAACAGCTTTTAAATTTTTTCCGATAGGTTTCAATACGTTGCCGTCTTTGTCCAAAAACTCATAACCTAGAGCAGCCGCTATTCCCATACCCCCGTCATTGGTTGCACTACCTCCGATACCAAGAATTATTTTAGCTACCCCTTTTTCTAGAGCATCCAAAATGAGCTCTCCGGTTCCGAAGGAAGTGGTTTCCATACAATTTAGCTCCCCACTGTGCAGTAATTTGAGTCCAGACGCTTCGGACATTTCGATAAATGCAGTTTTACTATCATGAGATAACAAATATCCTGAGTCTATAACTCTAAAAAGTGGGTCATTTACCTGGACACTAATGGTATCAGCATTTAAGTAATGTTTGACTACAGCTATAGTACCGTCACCTCCATCGGCCAAAGGCTTTTTAAGAATTGTAGCTTTTGGGAGAACTTTTAAAATCCCTTCCTCCACCGCATTGCAAAACTCAGCACCTGATAAAGAGCCTTTGTACTTGTCCGGTGCTAATACGAATTTCATGTAATTCCTTTGAGAATTAAAGATATGGGAAAAAAAAACCGCATGTAAAATAAGAAGGCAGATTGGTTCAGAACTTTAACTTGGAGTTACTATAAATTTCGCTCCGCTCGTTTTTCCCTCAAAGCTCCGCTTTGAAAATAAAAAAACCACACTTTCAAATTCAAGCAAGCTTGATTTGAGATGCAGCGTTTTTATTTATTCGTGACCGCGGAGGGATTCAAACCCCCAACCCTCAGAGCCGAAATCTGATGCGCTATTCAGTTGCGCCACGCGGCCAATTCTTAATATACTCTCTACCCCTGCCAGTTTTTAAAAACTTTTCTTTTGCAAGAGCATCCTCTTTAAACTCAAACTCTTCAACAAGTACCAACTTCCAAGGTAGATATGGTTTGGTTGATTTTGTTTTTCCGGCATTATGTTGTTTTAAACGTATTCCAACATTTCTGGTAAACCCAACGTAATTCCTGTCAAAATTTATACTTCTAAGAACATAAACGAAAAACTTCATTTCTCTACTGATGCGCCCCGACCAAGTCGGGCTTGTATTCAGCATGTCCGCCTATGGCGGATTGCGCCACGCGGCCATATAACTTTATTAAGCTAATTTTCGTTTTATGATACTGGAAATTGTTTTCCCATCAGCCTGCCCAGCTAATTCTTTGGAAACTATTCCCATGACCTTTCCCATATCTTTCATACCTGATGCCCCTGTAGCCTCAATAGTCTGTACAACCACTTTTTCTATTTCATCCTCAGTGAGTTGTTCCGGTAAAAACTGCTCAATTACTTTAACTTGTGCCAGTTCAGGTTCGGCCAAATCATTCCTACCTTGCTCCGCAAAAATTGCGGCACTATCCCTTCTCTGTTTAACCAATTTTTGAACTAGTTTTATTTCATCGTCTTCAGACAAATCACCTTCCCCACTGGTCTGTGCCAATAACAACGCTGATTTTATAGCACGTAAAGATTCCAAGGCCACCGTATCCTTTGCTTTCATCGCCGTTTTCATCTGCTCCATTACCTTTTGCTGTAGTCCCATAATATGCTTTTTAGCGGCACGAAGATAAAAAATAAACCCGAAAACAGCTTTTGTTTTCGGGTTTAAACGTGGTCTTTTTAGGTTTATTAATCTACATTATCATGTAAAAATGAATTATTGGACCGTAACTGTATTTCATCATTGCTATCTCCACTTATACTAGTTCTGGATATTTTAGATTCACGTTGACTTTCGTTCAAGTTTACACCTTGTCTTTTGTATGCCGGTTGCTTTTCGATTTCATCAATATTACTTAGGCTATTCTGAAACTTATAGTTAAAGTCCTTCAACTTTCTTCTACGCTCGTCCGCCCTTAGCCTCAATTCATCAATGGGTCTTTCCATTGGATCAATTGGCCTATTATCAACCGGTGCCTGTTCTTGCTCTGCAACGGTCCTTTTTTCAAAAATCAACTCGTCCTCGATGATTTTAGGCTCAAACTCCTCAGCCTTGGATTTTGCTCCGGTAAGTTGGTTTTCCAATTGCATATAATCATCCAAACTATAGCGTGTTTCACCATTCTTATTATATTCCAAAACTGGTATCACCTCAACACTATCTTTTACGTCCATATCCTTAACCTCATCATCTAAACTGAACGTTATCGTATTTTCTTTTTCTTCTTCATCGGTTACCAAGGGGAGGTCAAAACTGATAGCGAACTGGTCTTCTTCTTTCTTTGTTCTTAATATTTCCGGTTCCACAACCTCTATATCCCTTAAAGCAGCTGAAGTCTCAATAATTACAAAATCATCTTCTTTGATATTTTCAACAAGAACCTCCTCGTAAAAAACATTGAAATTCTTGATGTAATTGGTAGTAGGTATCAAATCAAAATCCCCTTCATCCAACAATTCATACGTTATTCTTTTCGGTTCCTCCACCAATTCCGCTTCTTCTTCAACTTCTAAAGAATGAACTGTTTTATTGTCTAAAAGTTCCTGCTCCGCCCTTTGTTCATCGTTTAAGGTGTGGATGATTTTTTTGGTTTCCGTATTTACGATATCGTCTTGTTGGTCAATATTAAAACCCGTGGCAATGACGGTTACGGCAATCGCTTCGCCCAACGTATCGTCCTCACCTACACCCATAATGATATTGGCGCCATGACCCGCTTCTACTTGAATATGGTCGTTTATTTCCCCTATCTCATCTATGGTGATTTCTTGTGAGCCAGAAACGATAAGTAGCAACACGTTTTTAGCACCTTCGATTTTATTATCGTTCAGCAATGGGGAATCCAACGCTTTCATGATGGCCTCGTTCGCCCTTCCAGAACCTGATGCGATAGCGGATCCCATTATTGCCGTGCCACTATTGGATAGCACCGTTTTGGCATCACGTAAATCTATGTTTTGTGTGTAGTGATGGGTAATTACCTCAGCTATACCCCTTGCTGCCGTGGCTAAAACCTCATCCGCTTTTGAGAACCCGGCTTTGAAACCAAGATTTCCGTAAACCTCACGCAATTTATTGTTGTTGATAACAATCAAAGAATCTACATTTCTTCTCAATTTTTCGATTCCCAGCTGTGCCTGTTCACAACGCATTTTTCCTTCAAACTGAAAAGGCATGGTCACAATACCCACCGTAAGCACATCCAACTCCTTGGCGAATTTTGCGATAATAGGAGCAGCACCAGTACCTGTTCCCCCACCCATACCGGCAGTAATAAAAATCATTTTGGTGGTTGTATCCAACATGCGCTTTATAT
This sequence is a window from Maribacter aestuarii. Protein-coding genes within it:
- the rpe gene encoding ribulose-phosphate 3-epimerase, producing MQKTKIAPSLLAADFGNLQRDVEMVNNSAADWHHIDVMDGIFVPNISYGMPVIKAIAEHATKPLDVHLMIVDPDRYIKTFADLGANILSVHYEACTHLHRTLQAIKAEGMKAGVALNPHTNINLLEDTIKDIDVVCMMSVNPGFGGQSFIENTYDKVKALKTLINKKGAHTLIEMDGGVTSKNAKALVAAGADVLVAGSFVFKSADPTKTIRELKEVVA
- a CDS encoding YpdA family putative bacillithiol disulfide reductase, which gives rise to MDKLDIVIVGGGPIGIACGLEAQKKGLTYVIIEKGPIVNSLFNYPVNMQFFSSSEKLEIDEIPFISKEAKPKRDEALEYYRRIVTSNKLDIHLFERVESVIKQNDVFAVTTTKSNYVSNNVIIATGFYDIPNKLNIPGEELPKVSHYYKDPHFYAGQKLAVIGASNSAIDAALECYRKGAEVSLIIRGPEVGQRVKYWVRPDIINRIEEGSINAFYNTNVTEIKDEEIILNSPEGTRSLPNDFVLALTGYKPNFEFLEKLGIQLSDDEKRLPAYDPDTMESNVEGLYLAGVICGGMETHKWFIENSRVHAKIIAQHILDSR
- a CDS encoding glycerate kinase produces the protein MKFVLAPDKYKGSLSGAEFCNAVEEGILKVLPKATILKKPLADGGDGTIAVVKHYLNADTISVQVNDPLFRVIDSGYLLSHDSKTAFIEMSEASGLKLLHSGELNCMETTSFGTGELILDALEKGVAKIILGIGGSATNDGGMGIAAALGYEFLDKDGNVLKPIGKNLKAVATICKNLVYKKLSQVKVKVACDVSNPFYGNNGAAFVYGPQKGASEKEVKLLDEGLKNFADCIHAEFNVDVQDIPGAGAAGGVGGGAIVFLNATLTSGIDLIKELADFDKVIYGADWIITGEGKLDAQTLSGKTIAGVLTAAHKKNIKVAALCGAVELTPEQQEEIGLHYVCSILRGVSSLEDALGNSYDNLVTASYNFAKLLKKGL
- a CDS encoding GIY-YIG nuclease family protein gives rise to the protein MKFFVYVLRSINFDRNYVGFTRNVGIRLKQHNAGKTKSTKPYLPWKLVLVEEFEFKEDALAKEKFLKTGRGREYIKNWPRGATE
- a CDS encoding GatB/YqeY domain-containing protein — translated: MGLQQKVMEQMKTAMKAKDTVALESLRAIKSALLLAQTSGEGDLSEDDEIKLVQKLVKQRRDSAAIFAEQGRNDLAEPELAQVKVIEQFLPEQLTEDEIEKVVVQTIEATGASGMKDMGKVMGIVSKELAGQADGKTISSIIKRKLA
- the ftsZ gene encoding cell division protein FtsZ produces the protein MNKNSEFDNISFDLPKNQSNVIKVIGVGGGGSNAINHMFQAGINGVDFVICNTDSQALDNSPVPNKIQLGVSLTEGLGAGANPEVGEQAAIESMEDIKRMLDTTTKMIFITAGMGGGTGTGAAPIIAKFAKELDVLTVGIVTMPFQFEGKMRCEQAQLGIEKLRRNVDSLIVINNNKLREVYGNLGFKAGFSKADEVLATAARGIAEVITHHYTQNIDLRDAKTVLSNSGTAIMGSAIASGSGRANEAIMKALDSPLLNDNKIEGAKNVLLLIVSGSQEITIDEIGEINDHIQVEAGHGANIIMGVGEDDTLGEAIAVTVIATGFNIDQQDDIVNTETKKIIHTLNDEQRAEQELLDNKTVHSLEVEEEAELVEEPKRITYELLDEGDFDLIPTTNYIKNFNVFYEEVLVENIKEDDFVIIETSAALRDIEVVEPEILRTKKEEDQFAISFDLPLVTDEEEKENTITFSLDDEVKDMDVKDSVEVIPVLEYNKNGETRYSLDDYMQLENQLTGAKSKAEEFEPKIIEDELIFEKRTVAEQEQAPVDNRPIDPMERPIDELRLRADERRRKLKDFNYKFQNSLSNIDEIEKQPAYKRQGVNLNESQRESKISRTSISGDSNDEIQLRSNNSFLHDNVD